GAAAGCCGAAAACCTTATGACCGGTGTAGATGGCGCCGATATTGCCGGCAAACGCCAGCGATAATTCCGTATGGGCGGCGAAGCCGCACTGCTCGCAGTGAATCTCGCCCCGATCCTTGAGATAACAGCCCAGGTGGATACGGCCGTCGGGGTCCGCATCGGCGATCAGCCAGTCATAGCATTTCCAGGAATTGTCCTTGAGCGCCTCCAGCGCGCTGTACGAGTCCAGGATGGGATAGCCCTGCCGCTTCAGCGCGAGGAGCTGGTCCAACACCTGCCGGCGCTGGGCCGGCGAGATGCGCAGGTCCTCGCTCTCCGCGTACGGGTAGAAGAACTGGATGGTGATGCCGCGGATGTTCGGCTCCTCCGCCAGGAAGCGCACCAGCGCCGGGATCTCGTCCACATTCAGGCGGTTGATGGTGACATTCGCCAGTATCTTGGGATGTGCGGAAGCGCGAATGGTCTCCATGACCCGGTCAAAGATCGGGCCGCGGTTGGCGTTATGGGTCTCGCGCAGGCCGTCAATGCTCACCCAGACGATGTCCGCCGAGGTCTCGATGGGGAGAGTGCCGTTGGTGGTGATGCCCACGGCGAAGAAGCGCCGTCTGGCCTCCTGCACCAAATCCTCCAGCCGGCGCTCGCCGTCCCGCCACAGGAAC
Above is a genomic segment from Anaerolineae bacterium containing:
- a CDS encoding radical SAM protein, translating into MALPGAHYRYFLWHNLVSRLTHHRRPLLAGFKVTHRCNLRCRACPFWRRPADDIPFEKAVEVLDAFERAGVRLLIFEGGEPFLWRDGERRLEDLVQEARRRFFAVGITTNGTLPIETSADIVWVSIDGLRETHNANRGPIFDRVMETIRASAHPKILANVTINRLNVDEIPALVRFLAEEPNIRGITIQFFYPYAESEDLRISPAQRRQVLDQLLALKRQGYPILDSYSALEALKDNSWKCYDWLIADADPDGRIHLGCYLKDRGEIHCEQCGFAAHTELSLAFAGNIGAIYTGHKVFGF